GCACACAGCGAAGTAAACCCCAACACTCGCGTGATGAATAGCCGGGGCATCTGGCTGGCCTACATCATCTTGGTAGGACTGCTGCATGTGGTTCTACTCAGCATCCCCTTCTTCAGCATACCTGTTGTCTGGACCCTGACCAACGTCATCCATAGCTTGGCTATGTATGTCTTCTTACATACAGTGAAAGGGCCACCCCTTGAGACCCCTGACCAAGGGAAGGCTCAGCTACTGACACACTGGGAACAGATGGACTACGGGCTCCAATTTACCTCTTCCCACCAATTCCTCAGCAGCTCTCCTATTATACTCTACCTCCTGGCCAGCTTCTACACCAAGTATGATGCTGCTCACTTCATCAACACAGCCTCATTGCTTAGCGTACTGCTGCCTAAGTTACCCCAATTCCACGGGGTTCGTCTCTTTGGCATCAACAAATACTGAGGGATAGGGCT
The genomic region above belongs to Vulpes lagopus strain Blue_001 chromosome 3, ASM1834538v1, whole genome shotgun sequence and contains:
- the LOC121486199 gene encoding ORM1-like protein 2, which translates into the protein MNVGVAHSEVNPNTRVMNSRGIWLAYIILVGLLHVVLLSIPFFSIPVVWTLTNVIHSLAMYVFLHTVKGPPLETPDQGKAQLLTHWEQMDYGLQFTSSHQFLSSSPIILYLLASFYTKYDAAHFINTASLLSVLLPKLPQFHGVRLFGINKY